The segment AATGCGCCCTATGTGTCAATCACCATCGGGCTTTACTCCCTATTACATACAATAAAGTTATCTCTCTTTTTATTGTTCCGCTATGTATTTAGCATACTAAGTACTGAAGAGCCAAACTTATTAAGTTTAGCCCCTGCTACATGCTAACGGCTACAAAAAACTTTGTCCGGCAGTTACTCGTCACCAAAGCAAGCAAGTAGTAGTACCTAATCAAAGGTTACAGCTTTTTGTCATGTTTGTATTGTTAATGTATATTATGTACAATTTATACCAGCCGTCAAGCACTCAGCAATCTGCTGACTGCCTTTAAGCGAAGATCAGCCACTGTGAGGAATGCAGATGAAGTTAGAGCTGCGTGTTCTAATAGTTGAAGACTCAGAGGAAGATGCTGAACTGCTAATATATGAACTAAAGAGCGGTGATTACCATCCTATATACGAACGGGTGGACACAGCAGATGGTTTCATAGCAGCGCTTGATAAACAGCATTGGGATATTGTCATTGCTGATTACTCTATGCCTTGTTTTAGCGCTCCTGCTGCTTTAAGTTTGTTGCAGGAGAATAAACTGGATATACCATTCATTATTGTGTCAGGAACCATCGGTGAAGAGATGGCTGTTGATGCTATGAAAGCTGGAGCTTCTGACTACGTCATGAAAGGCAACTTGGCGCGACTTATCCCTGCTGTTGAGCGCGAGTTACGTGAAGCCCTCCAGCGGCAAAAACGACGGGAAGCGGAACAAGCTTTACGCGAGAAAGAAGAACGATTTCGCTCTCTAATTGAAAATGCCTTAGATATTATTACAGTTGTGAGTCCTGATGGCAATGTGTATTATATAAGCCCCTCTGTTCATAGAGTTTTGGGTTATGAATCAGAAGAATTACTTGAAAAAAACCTCTTTTTTTACATTCACCCTGAGGATGTAACTGAAGTTATTGATAACCTACATCAGGCACTTAATAAACCCAGTAGCACGTTATTTACAAAGTTTCGATTTCAGCATCAAGATGGTTCTTGGCGTGTGCTTGAAGGTGTTTGTAAAAAGATTATTTATTCGCCAGAACTAGCAAGTATTGTTGTTAACTGTCGCGATATTACAGAGCGTCAGCAAGCTGAAGAGATTTGCCGGGAACTGGAGAAACAAAAAGAATTAAACGAAAGTAAATTTAACTTTGTTTCTATAATGTCGCACGAGTTTCGCAATCCGCTCAATATTATTACAATATCTGCTGAATTACTGGAAAACTATAGCGATGTTGCCAGTAAAGAGCAAAAATATTTGTACTTTCAGCGCATTCGAGCTGCTGCTCGAAATATGACGCAGTTGTTAGATGATATTCTGACAATCAGTAAAGCGGAAGTCGGGAAATTAGAGATAAAACCAGCTACCCTTGATTTAGCAAAATTTTGCTTGGAATTGGTGGAGGAGATGCAGTTTAGTAATGCAGGTAATGCGGTCAATTTTGTTTTTAAAGGCGGAGAAGTTGATGGACAACAAAGTCAGGAATCGGAAGCAGGAACGATAACAAATTGTTGTAGCTTAGCTTATATGGATGAAAAACTGCTGCGGCATATTTTTATTAATTTGCTTTCAAATGCTATTAAGTATTCACCCGCAGGAGGTGAGGTGCTATTTGAACTTTCTTGTCAGAATTACGAGGCAATTATCCAAGTTAAGGATCAAGGTATCGGGATTCCTGCAAATGACCAAAAACGACTATTTGAAGTGTTTCATCGAGCAGGAAATGTGGGCAAGATTCCTGGTACGGGGCTGGGATTATCTATTGTCAAAAAGTTCGTGGAATTGCACGGGGGCAAGATTGAAGTAAGTAGTGAAGTTGGAGTGGGTAGCACCTTTACAGTTAAGCTGCCATTGCAAAGTCAGAGATTAACAGAATCGCGCCACACCTACTCATGTGGCGCGAACTAAAATTTTTGGTATTCTCGTTAAAGGCAATTTCTTAACGATTTACGGAACTCATATCCGCGTAGCGATCGCCTGCTGCAACGTTGTTGGGTGCTACTTCGTCAAGGCGCGATCGCTCTTGTTGACTTAAGGTAATGGCAGCTGCTGCCACATTCTCCTCTAAGTAGGCACGGCGCTTGGTTCCGGGGATCGGTACGATATCGTCTCCCTGCGAGAGCAACCACGCTAAAGCTAGTTGTCCCGGCGTGACACCCTTTTCGCTGGCAATTTCCTTCACCCGTTCAACGAGTTGCAGATTCTTTTGAAAATTCTCGCCTTGGAAGCGTGGCAAATGCTGGCGGTAATCATCGGGAGCAAAATTATCGGGACTGGTAATTTGTCCTGAAAGAAACCCCCGTCCAAGTGGACTATATGCCACAAAGCCAATTCCCAATTCCCGTACTGTAGGTAAAATCTCATCTTCAGGCTCCCGCTGCCAAAGCGAGTATTCTGATTGCAAAGCAGTAATCGGGTGAACTGCATGGGCGCGTCGAATCGTCGCCGGAGCAGCTTCAGAAAGCCCCAGGAAGCGGACTTTGCCTTGCTTGACTAATTCTGCCATTGCGCCGAGTGTTTCCTGAATGGGAACGTTGGGATCGACGCGGTGCTGGTAGTAGAGGTCAATGTAATCAAGTCCAAGGCGTTGCAGCGAAGCATCGCACGCCTGCTGTACGTATTCCGGACTGCCATTAATACCTCGGAAACCACTATCCTCGCCACGTTGGATGCCGAATTTTGTAGCTAGTATGACCGCATCGCGACGGTCTTTAATAGCTTTTCCTACCAGCTTTTCATTCTCCCCGGTTCCGTACATATCAGCAGTATCGAGCAGGGTGACACCGAGATCCAGTGCGCGGTGAATGGTATCAATTGATTGGGCTTCATCGCCTGCGCCGTAGAACTCGGACATTCCCATACATCCCAGTCCCAGTTCCGAAACCATCAATCCTTGGCTTCCGAGTTTGCGTACTTTCATTGTTCCTTTTCTCCTTATCAAGTTACGGTCGAACAATCCGGTGCATATCCAGAACTGGCGGGGCGATTTCTGTCTGGGTTATCATGTCGTGAATTTGCCCCCGGTGGTGTGTCTGGTGATTGAAAAAGTGGGCAACTAACAAATTAACGGGATCAGTATAAATTTTTCCGGCGTTATTTCGGTACTGAATCGTACCCGCCAAAAATTCTTCGGTTAAACCAGAGGCAAAGCTTTCAATCCGCTCATCTTCTGCTATACGCGCTTGGTTGAGTTGGTCGAAGTCTTCATAAAGGATGGCGTTGAGTCCGGTGGATGGGATTTCTTGGCCCTGGAAACGTGTCAACCAGATGCGATCGCCCACCATAATATGATTTAGTGTCCCGTGGATACTTTTGAAAAATGCTGGCCTAATCTTCTGGCGTTCTGCATCCGAAAGCAAAGCGCAAGTTTCATAAAGTTTGCGATTCGAGAGTCTGTTGTATCGTGCCAGCATCTGGAAGTGCTGTATAAGCATACTGGTTTCCACCTCCTAATTGTATTACCTTAACGTTAACGTTAGATTAACTAGAAAAAAATTACTGGTTGCTGACCTCCTCGATATATTGCTGTATCCGGGCGATATTAGCTTGCAAATCTCCGCGAAACTGCTCTAAAGCGGCGATTTTTTCGTCAGTCTCCTGAAGATGAGTTTGCAGAATTTCCAGTAGTTTCTGCTTACCCCGTAACATGGTCGGTTCTTCAAAAAACAGGTCGATGATACTGCTAATCTCTTCCAGGCTTAATCCCAATCCTTTGAGCGCATCAATTTTGCGGAGTCTGGCTAGTTCAAGCTCTGTGTAGTAGCGAAAGCCTTTGCCTTGCCGCTCAGCAGGGCCAAGTAACCCCAGATCCTCGTAGTAGCGAATTGTTCGCGGAGTCACGCCTGCTTTGAGGGCAAGCTCTCCGATTCGCATTTTTTCAGTCACGCTCTAGTTGATCCGCAGACATTGACGTTAACGTTAAATTTAGTCTAGCGATTCTCTAGCGCAGTGTCAATCACGTTGCAATAGCTCTCGTTCCCAGGCACAGCCTGGGAACGCAAATAAACAGGCTCTGTTTTGTATTAACTTCCTCTTCCTAGCTAGGAAGAAAAATTGCTTGTATTTACGCCTTTGATATGGTACAAATGTACTAAAAAAGGCATCGCTTCAGCCTATCTTATAAACCGATGCAAGCGTCTTGGAGGCTTGAAAATGGCTTGGAATCCTGGG is part of the Funiculus sociatus GB2-C1 genome and harbors:
- a CDS encoding MerR family transcriptional regulator, with protein sequence MRIGELALKAGVTPRTIRYYEDLGLLGPAERQGKGFRYYTELELARLRKIDALKGLGLSLEEISSIIDLFFEEPTMLRGKQKLLEILQTHLQETDEKIAALEQFRGDLQANIARIQQYIEEVSNQ
- a CDS encoding hybrid sensor histidine kinase/response regulator, with product MKLELRVLIVEDSEEDAELLIYELKSGDYHPIYERVDTADGFIAALDKQHWDIVIADYSMPCFSAPAALSLLQENKLDIPFIIVSGTIGEEMAVDAMKAGASDYVMKGNLARLIPAVERELREALQRQKRREAEQALREKEERFRSLIENALDIITVVSPDGNVYYISPSVHRVLGYESEELLEKNLFFYIHPEDVTEVIDNLHQALNKPSSTLFTKFRFQHQDGSWRVLEGVCKKIIYSPELASIVVNCRDITERQQAEEICRELEKQKELNESKFNFVSIMSHEFRNPLNIITISAELLENYSDVASKEQKYLYFQRIRAAARNMTQLLDDILTISKAEVGKLEIKPATLDLAKFCLELVEEMQFSNAGNAVNFVFKGGEVDGQQSQESEAGTITNCCSLAYMDEKLLRHIFINLLSNAIKYSPAGGEVLFELSCQNYEAIIQVKDQGIGIPANDQKRLFEVFHRAGNVGKIPGTGLGLSIVKKFVELHGGKIEVSSEVGVGSTFTVKLPLQSQRLTESRHTYSCGAN
- a CDS encoding DinB family protein; translated protein: MLIQHFQMLARYNRLSNRKLYETCALLSDAERQKIRPAFFKSIHGTLNHIMVGDRIWLTRFQGQEIPSTGLNAILYEDFDQLNQARIAEDERIESFASGLTEEFLAGTIQYRNNAGKIYTDPVNLLVAHFFNHQTHHRGQIHDMITQTEIAPPVLDMHRIVRP
- a CDS encoding aldo/keto reductase codes for the protein MKVRKLGSQGLMVSELGLGCMGMSEFYGAGDEAQSIDTIHRALDLGVTLLDTADMYGTGENEKLVGKAIKDRRDAVILATKFGIQRGEDSGFRGINGSPEYVQQACDASLQRLGLDYIDLYYQHRVDPNVPIQETLGAMAELVKQGKVRFLGLSEAAPATIRRAHAVHPITALQSEYSLWQREPEDEILPTVRELGIGFVAYSPLGRGFLSGQITSPDNFAPDDYRQHLPRFQGENFQKNLQLVERVKEIASEKGVTPGQLALAWLLSQGDDIVPIPGTKRRAYLEENVAAAAITLSQQERSRLDEVAPNNVAAGDRYADMSSVNR